The following coding sequences are from one Ornithodoros turicata isolate Travis chromosome 1, ASM3712646v1, whole genome shotgun sequence window:
- the LOC135372319 gene encoding TNF receptor-associated factor 4-like, whose translation MSAVRSTPPPSLVSEQICQDCGGSFIDLWRSITTEDFICRSCLLTNEQRPPGDLLLCPGSKFGCKYQTGIARNCVDHLRTCPRRPTQCPNECFSIISNTDLPRHLTEECPRRTKECRFCHGNYFVCEIGNHFRECQDYPVTCQYCNQENIRRGSLEEHGAGCRKTPKLCKMASSGCTFKAGDDEMERHMTLEKHTFCMQEMKVQVNSLEVEIRQVREECSREKQERQKQEEVHQKELRIRDEQVRRLRNEVEALLRQVGQPFDNPIDGYMREQPNHWDTQATSSGLCLALQCCRDTSNFTHV comes from the exons ATGTCCGCCGTACGTTCCACCCCTCCACCGTCTTTGGTATCGGAGCAGATTTGTCAAGATTGCGGAGGTTCCTTCATCGACCTCTGGAGGTCCATCACCACCGAAGACTTCATCTGCAGGAGCTGCTTGCTCACTAACGAACAACGTCCTCCTGGAGACCTCTTGCTGTGCCCTGGTTCAAAATTTGGTTGTAAATATCAGACTGGTATCGCTCGCAACTGCGTGGACCACCTCCGGACCTGCCCTAGACGCCCCACGCAATGTCCCAACGAGTGTTTTTCCATTATCTCTAACACCGACTTGCCAAGACACTTGACGGAGGAATGTCCCAGACGTACTAAGGAATGCCGTTTCTGTCACGGAAACTATTTCGTCTGTGAGATCGGGAATCACTTCAGGGAGTGTCAGGATTACCCTGTCACGTGTCAGTACTGCAACCAAGAGAACATCAGACGAGGGAGCTTAGAGGAACATGGCGCCGGTTGCCGCAAAACACCGAAGCTTTGCAAGATGGCCTCTTCGGGATGTACATTCAAGGCAGGCGATGACGAAATGGAACGTCATATGACACTCGAGAAACACACGTTTTGTATGCAAGAGATGAAGGTGCAAGTGAACAGCCTGGAAGTGGAAATCCGCCAGGTGCGTGAAGAGTGCAGTCGTGAGAAACAAGAACGACAAAAACAAGAGGAAGTACACCAGAAAGAGCTCAGAATTCGAGACGAGCAAGTGAGGAGGCTTCGGAACGAGGTTGAAGCATTGCTGCGGCAAGTCGGACAACCGTTTGATAATCC tatagatggttacatgcgggagcagcctaatcactgggacacccaagcgacgtcttccggtttatgcctggctcttcagtgttgtagagacaccagtaactttacacatgtgtga